From Deinococcus betulae, the proteins below share one genomic window:
- the aceE gene encoding pyruvate dehydrogenase (acetyl-transferring), homodimeric type, with protein sequence MTQSPPNRPPRAGLSAPERQQLNSVETQEWLDSLAYVFANAGDNRAAELLEELDHYAYFHGAPITFKQNTPYINTIDVDQQPEYPGDVELERKIRNIIRWNAVVMVIKANKKSDGIGGHLSTYASAAELLEVGFNHFFRGHGAGQDRDLVFYQGHASPGVYARSFLEGRWDEGRMNRFRRELSKEGEGLSSYPHPWLMPDYWEFPTVSMGLGPIQAIYQARYIKYLENRGLKPKGDAKVWAFLGDGEMDEPQSIGAIRFASYENLDNLIFVLNANLQRLDGPVRANSKVIQEFEALFRGAGWNVIKVIWDSKWDELLQKDYNGDIVKRFELLVDGESQRYAAFGGKELREKFFNTPELKALIEGWSDADLELLNRGGHDVHKIYAAYKAAVEHKGSPTIIIPRTVKGYGLGESAQARNVAHQVKKLDFSTLKNLRDLLELPLTDDQVEHMEYYHPGPDSPEVKYALDRRAALGGPVPARKVEYPHPTIPNGEFYEEFAKGSGDRQVSTTMAAVQIISKLLRDKEIGKLIVPIVPDEARTFGMDALVPRIGIYSPRGQTYTPVDSGSLMAYKESVDGQMLEEGITEDGAMASWIAAGTAYANHGVPTIPFFVLYSMFGMQRVGDLVWAAADQRARGFILGATAGRTTLAGEGLQHQDGNSHLQAYVVPNLKTYDPAFAYELAVIIEHGIQRMYVDGLDEFYYVTIDNENEVQPAMPSDGRTHEEIREGIVRGLYRYQKSGNTKAKLRAQLLAGGPAMGAAQEAVTLLEGYGVAADLWSVTSYKELHQDALLTQRHNMLHPTQEPRVSYVASQLSKDNAPGVLISVSDYVKLGADGLNGHLDRKLWTLGTDGFGRSEARSELRDFFEVDAKHVVLATLYALQRDGKVKGDVVAKAIADFGIDPERDAPVLR encoded by the coding sequence ATGACACAATCGCCCCCCAACCGCCCTCCGCGTGCGGGCCTCAGTGCGCCGGAGCGCCAGCAGCTTAACAGCGTGGAAACGCAGGAGTGGCTGGACTCGCTGGCCTACGTGTTCGCCAACGCGGGGGATAACCGCGCGGCCGAGCTGCTGGAAGAACTTGACCACTACGCCTATTTTCACGGCGCGCCGATTACCTTCAAGCAGAACACGCCCTACATCAACACCATTGACGTGGACCAGCAGCCCGAGTATCCCGGCGACGTAGAGCTGGAGCGCAAAATCCGCAACATCATCCGCTGGAACGCGGTCGTTATGGTCATCAAGGCCAACAAGAAGAGTGACGGCATCGGCGGCCACCTGAGCACCTACGCCTCGGCGGCCGAACTGCTGGAGGTGGGCTTCAACCACTTCTTCCGGGGCCACGGGGCCGGGCAGGACCGCGACCTCGTGTTCTACCAGGGCCACGCCTCGCCCGGTGTGTACGCCCGCTCGTTCCTGGAAGGCCGCTGGGACGAAGGCCGCATGAACCGCTTTCGCCGCGAGCTGAGCAAGGAGGGCGAGGGGCTCTCCAGTTACCCCCACCCCTGGCTGATGCCCGACTACTGGGAATTTCCTACCGTCAGCATGGGCCTGGGCCCCATTCAGGCGATTTATCAGGCGCGCTACATCAAATACCTGGAAAACCGGGGCCTGAAGCCGAAGGGTGACGCTAAAGTCTGGGCTTTCCTGGGCGACGGCGAGATGGACGAGCCGCAGAGCATCGGGGCCATCCGCTTTGCTTCCTATGAAAACCTGGACAACCTGATTTTCGTGCTGAACGCCAACCTTCAGCGCCTGGACGGCCCGGTGCGCGCCAACTCCAAGGTCATTCAGGAGTTTGAGGCGCTGTTCAGAGGCGCGGGCTGGAATGTCATCAAGGTCATCTGGGACAGCAAGTGGGACGAACTGCTGCAAAAGGACTACAACGGCGACATCGTCAAGCGCTTCGAGCTGCTGGTGGACGGCGAATCCCAGCGCTACGCGGCCTTCGGGGGCAAGGAACTGCGCGAGAAGTTCTTCAACACCCCTGAACTGAAGGCCCTGATCGAAGGCTGGAGCGACGCCGACCTGGAACTGCTCAACCGGGGCGGACACGATGTCCACAAGATCTACGCCGCCTACAAGGCTGCCGTGGAGCACAAGGGCAGCCCCACCATCATCATTCCGCGAACCGTCAAGGGCTACGGCCTGGGCGAGAGCGCGCAGGCCCGCAACGTGGCCCACCAGGTCAAGAAGCTGGACTTTTCCACCCTGAAGAACCTGCGAGACCTGCTGGAACTGCCGCTCACCGACGATCAGGTCGAGCACATGGAGTACTACCACCCCGGTCCAGACAGCCCGGAAGTGAAGTACGCCCTGGACCGCCGCGCCGCGCTGGGCGGCCCCGTGCCGGCCCGCAAGGTGGAGTACCCGCACCCCACGATTCCCAACGGCGAGTTCTACGAGGAATTCGCCAAGGGCAGCGGCGACCGTCAGGTCAGCACGACCATGGCCGCCGTGCAGATCATCTCCAAGCTGCTGCGCGACAAGGAGATTGGTAAGCTGATCGTGCCCATCGTGCCCGACGAGGCCCGGACCTTCGGCATGGACGCCCTGGTGCCCCGCATCGGGATTTACAGTCCGCGCGGTCAGACCTACACGCCGGTAGACAGCGGCTCTCTGATGGCCTACAAGGAAAGCGTGGACGGCCAGATGCTGGAAGAAGGCATCACGGAAGACGGCGCGATGGCCTCCTGGATTGCAGCGGGGACGGCCTACGCCAACCACGGCGTGCCCACCATTCCTTTCTTCGTGCTGTACTCCATGTTCGGCATGCAGCGCGTGGGCGACCTCGTGTGGGCCGCTGCTGACCAGCGCGCGCGCGGCTTCATTTTGGGGGCCACGGCTGGGCGCACCACCCTGGCGGGCGAGGGCCTGCAGCACCAGGACGGCAACAGCCATCTGCAAGCGTATGTGGTGCCCAACCTCAAAACCTACGATCCTGCTTTTGCCTACGAGCTGGCCGTCATCATTGAGCACGGCATTCAGCGCATGTATGTGGACGGTCTGGACGAGTTTTACTACGTCACGATTGACAACGAGAACGAAGTGCAGCCTGCCATGCCCAGTGACGGCCGCACCCACGAGGAAATCCGAGAGGGTATCGTGCGCGGCCTGTACCGCTACCAGAAGTCGGGCAACACCAAGGCCAAGCTGCGCGCGCAACTGCTGGCCGGTGGCCCCGCGATGGGCGCGGCCCAGGAAGCCGTGACTCTACTGGAAGGCTACGGCGTGGCCGCCGACCTGTGGTCCGTCACCAGTTACAAGGAACTGCACCAGGACGCCCTGCTGACCCAGCGCCACAACATGCTGCACCCCACGCAGGAGCCCCGCGTGTCCTACGTGGCCTCGCAACTGAGCAAGGACAATGCCCCCGGCGTCCTGATCTCGGTGAGCGACTACGTGAAGCTGGGCGCCGACGGCCTGAACGGCCACCTGGACCGCAAGCTGTGGACCCTGGGCACCGACGGCTTTGGCCGCAGCGAGGCGAGAAGCGAACTCCGCGACTTCTTCGAGGTAGACGCCAAGCACGTGGTTCTGGCGACGCTATACGCCCTGCAACGCGACGGCAAGGTGAAGGGTGATGTGGTGGCCAAGGCGATTGCCGACTTCGGGATTGACCCCGAGCGCGACGCCCCCGTGCTGCGCTGA
- a CDS encoding LysR substrate-binding domain-containing protein, whose protein sequence is MELRHLRHFVALAEEEHFGRAAERVFVVQQALSNSIRNLEDEVGVPLVLRTTRRVQLTPAGQEFLAGARETLALAGQTVERARRAARGEVGRLAIGFVSGLAFGGLPEIVRRFRDLFPNVSVDLRELTAQEQEAALRGDQIDVGLMLLPVRDPGLDSRALWRQPLVAALPAAHPLARKRRLKISDLRDEPFVFFPRQIRAAYFDQVMRWCAGAGFTPHVVQEAIEVPTLLSLVAAGVGVFLPIEFFSRLSLPGVVYRPVEDAPLVDIVAVWRREDGKSPVVRAFLGVAEEVLRGGQDVQGSP, encoded by the coding sequence ATGGAACTGCGCCACCTGCGCCACTTCGTCGCCTTGGCCGAGGAGGAACACTTCGGGCGGGCGGCCGAGCGCGTGTTTGTGGTGCAGCAGGCGCTCAGCAATTCCATCCGCAACCTGGAAGACGAGGTGGGCGTGCCGTTGGTCCTGCGCACCACGCGCCGGGTGCAGCTGACCCCTGCCGGTCAGGAGTTTCTGGCTGGCGCACGCGAGACGCTGGCGCTAGCCGGCCAAACCGTGGAACGGGCGCGGCGGGCGGCGCGGGGCGAGGTGGGGCGGCTGGCGATTGGCTTTGTCTCGGGGTTGGCCTTTGGTGGCCTGCCGGAGATCGTGCGGCGTTTCCGCGACCTCTTCCCGAACGTCAGCGTGGACCTGCGCGAATTGACCGCCCAGGAGCAGGAGGCGGCGCTGCGCGGCGATCAGATTGACGTGGGCCTGATGTTGCTGCCGGTGCGCGATCCCGGCCTGGACTCGCGCGCGCTGTGGCGACAGCCGCTGGTGGCCGCCCTGCCCGCCGCGCACCCACTGGCCCGCAAACGCCGCCTGAAAATCAGCGACCTGCGCGACGAGCCGTTCGTCTTTTTTCCCCGCCAGATTCGCGCGGCGTATTTCGATCAGGTGATGCGCTGGTGTGCCGGGGCCGGGTTCACCCCCCATGTGGTACAGGAAGCGATTGAGGTACCCACGCTGCTGTCGCTGGTCGCGGCGGGCGTAGGGGTCTTCCTGCCCATTGAATTCTTCAGCCGCCTGAGCCTACCTGGCGTGGTCTACCGCCCGGTGGAAGACGCGCCGCTGGTGGACATCGTGGCTGTCTGGCGGCGTGAAGATGGAAAAAGCCCAGTGGTGCGGGCCTTTCTGGGCGTGGCGGAGGAAGTGCTGCGGGGGGGCCAGGATGTACAGGGAAGCCCTTAA
- a CDS encoding TCR/Tet family MFS transporter, protein MSARPAALIFILLTALIDIIGIGLIIPVLPGLVKELAGSEAAGAQSIGWLTAAYAVMQFVFAPILGSLSDRFGRRPILLLSLAGMALDYVLLILAPNLWWLLLGRVLAGVTGASLTVANAYIADVSPPESRAKNFGLLGATFGVGFILGPALGGFLGEYGLRVPFMVAAGLTALNLLYGLFVLPESLPPSARAQGFQKRNFNPLLPLRALIEYPVLRSLTLALVVLGLAAQVIFSTWVLYTEGVLRWSPGQNGVALAFFGLLTAAVQGGLIGPFIARFGERRTIMTGVVASILEFLVLAFARTGAALYASLVVGALGGLANPALQGLISRQISETEQGRVQGAITSLNSLVGVVGPVVATAVYAFGSSQGFPGAAFLMGAVLSVVGAVLILGVLRDLPETNKPKVER, encoded by the coding sequence ATGTCTGCCCGTCCCGCCGCGCTTATTTTCATTCTCTTGACGGCCCTGATTGACATCATCGGCATTGGGCTGATCATCCCAGTGCTGCCTGGATTGGTCAAAGAACTGGCGGGGTCTGAGGCTGCCGGCGCGCAGAGCATCGGCTGGCTGACGGCGGCTTACGCGGTGATGCAGTTTGTCTTCGCGCCCATCCTGGGCAGCCTCAGTGACCGTTTTGGGCGGCGGCCAATTCTGCTGCTGTCGCTGGCGGGGATGGCGCTGGACTACGTACTATTGATTCTGGCGCCAAATCTGTGGTGGTTGCTGCTGGGCCGCGTGCTGGCGGGCGTTACCGGGGCCAGCCTGACGGTGGCCAACGCGTATATCGCCGACGTCTCGCCGCCCGAAAGCCGCGCCAAGAACTTTGGCCTGCTGGGGGCCACCTTTGGGGTGGGCTTCATTCTGGGGCCAGCGCTGGGCGGGTTTCTGGGCGAATACGGCCTGCGCGTACCGTTCATGGTGGCGGCGGGACTGACGGCCCTGAACCTGCTGTACGGCCTCTTCGTGTTGCCCGAATCGCTGCCGCCATCGGCCCGTGCTCAGGGGTTCCAGAAGCGCAATTTCAATCCGCTGCTGCCCCTACGCGCCCTGATCGAGTACCCAGTTTTGCGCAGCCTCACCCTGGCTCTGGTGGTGCTGGGACTGGCGGCACAGGTCATCTTCAGCACCTGGGTGCTGTACACCGAAGGTGTGCTGCGCTGGTCGCCGGGCCAGAACGGGGTGGCGCTGGCGTTTTTTGGCCTGCTGACGGCGGCGGTTCAGGGCGGCCTGATCGGCCCTTTTATCGCCCGCTTTGGCGAGAGGCGAACCATCATGACTGGGGTGGTGGCGTCCATTCTGGAATTTCTGGTGCTGGCGTTTGCGCGCACGGGGGCGGCCCTGTACGCCTCGCTGGTGGTGGGGGCGCTGGGCGGCCTAGCCAATCCAGCCCTTCAGGGCCTTATCTCACGGCAGATCAGCGAAACCGAGCAGGGCCGGGTGCAGGGGGCCATTACCAGCCTCAACAGCCTGGTCGGCGTGGTGGGGCCGGTGGTCGCGACGGCGGTGTACGCTTTCGGCTCCAGCCAGGGCTTTCCCGGCGCCGCCTTCCTCATGGGCGCGGTGCTGTCGGTGGTGGGGGCGGTGCTGATCCTGGGCGTGCTGCGGGACTTGCCAGAAACGAATAAGCCTAAGGTAGAGCGATGA
- a CDS encoding GNAT family N-acetyltransferase, which translates to MSRTVLDDPTPESQPSLPAGLHLEAYDARTAPDALLGALATFHTSQLHERQPDDPPVLSAQLAASLRHLPPFVDLPAWVVRDGPRVVAEANVALVHLDQNRHLAQFQLGVLTPYRRQGLGRALLRRVVEAAQLDGRCLLMASSSGRVPAGEAALRRAGAQPGLTAQVNQLNLRTLEPGLLEHWTTQGQTRAAGYTLEVWEGLVPGPEFSAFLELTQVMNDQPTGDLSLEDSRMTPAQFREAEAHFQASGRQRVTVVGRRISDGHLVGFTELSWHPGRPSLLTQGGTGVRPETRGLGLGRWLKAAALQRALDRNGAAHFVRTENADSNAAMRRINEQLGFRPYAATTLWQLEVSQAQAYLRPQVDPCC; encoded by the coding sequence ATGTCCAGAACAGTCCTTGACGATCCTACACCTGAGTCTCAGCCGTCTTTGCCTGCGGGGCTGCACCTGGAGGCTTACGACGCCCGAACGGCACCAGACGCGCTGTTAGGCGCCCTCGCCACGTTTCACACCAGCCAACTGCATGAGCGGCAGCCGGACGATCCGCCCGTCCTGTCGGCTCAGCTGGCCGCTTCCCTGCGCCATCTTCCCCCTTTCGTGGACCTGCCCGCCTGGGTGGTCCGCGACGGTCCGCGCGTGGTGGCCGAAGCCAACGTCGCCCTGGTGCACCTGGATCAGAACCGGCATCTGGCCCAGTTCCAGTTGGGCGTCTTGACCCCCTACCGTCGTCAGGGGCTGGGCCGCGCTCTGCTCCGCCGCGTGGTCGAAGCCGCACAGTTAGACGGCCGATGTCTCCTTATGGCCAGCAGCAGCGGACGGGTGCCGGCGGGTGAAGCTGCCCTGCGCCGGGCAGGCGCCCAGCCCGGCCTGACCGCGCAGGTCAACCAGCTAAACCTCCGCACCCTGGAGCCTGGGCTACTGGAGCACTGGACCACGCAGGGGCAGACCCGTGCGGCGGGGTACACCCTTGAGGTGTGGGAGGGCCTGGTCCCAGGGCCAGAGTTCTCTGCGTTTCTGGAACTGACCCAGGTGATGAATGACCAGCCGACCGGAGACCTGTCGCTGGAAGACAGCCGCATGACCCCAGCACAATTCCGTGAAGCCGAGGCCCACTTTCAGGCCTCGGGCCGGCAGCGCGTGACTGTGGTCGGACGCCGCATCTCGGACGGCCACCTGGTGGGGTTTACAGAGCTGAGCTGGCACCCGGGTCGGCCCAGTCTCCTGACGCAGGGAGGAACGGGAGTCCGCCCCGAGACCCGGGGCCTCGGCCTGGGCCGCTGGCTCAAGGCTGCTGCGTTGCAGCGGGCCCTGGACCGCAACGGGGCTGCCCACTTTGTCCGCACCGAGAACGCGGACAGCAACGCGGCCATGCGCCGAATCAACGAGCAGTTGGGCTTCCGGCCTTACGCCGCCACCACCCTGTGGCAGCTTGAGGTCTCGCAGGCCCAGGCCTACCTGCGCCCCCAAGTAGACCCCTGCTGTTAG
- a CDS encoding 3' terminal RNA ribose 2'-O-methyltransferase Hen1, producing MTTTHAPATDLGFLLMKHPERVLERALPFGKSLVFYPEATAERTTAALLVEVDPVALSRASAGGEAGTLEPYVNDRPYASGSFLAVALRDAFGTALTGQSRDRPDLAATPLPLILELPCVAARGQSDLPARLFEPLGYEVEVTPLPLDPQFPEWGERPYVQLTLRGTVRVAEALRHLYVLLPVLDGKKHYFISDDEVEKLLRHGQGWLEAHPDRDLITARYLRFRGLVTQARARLTVPDEPGTAEPGLAESPESGESLTPPRLHDERLDTVAGLLEQSGARRVLDLGCGEGKLLRRLLKVGQFRELVGVDLNARSLEIAADKLHLKERPELRERVKLLHGSLAYPDSRLKGFDAAALVEVIEHLEPHRLATLTQNVLGYARPGTLVVTTPNREYNATFEAPRTLRHADHRFEWTRAEFQTWAQAAAEGYGYTVAFHDLGDVHPEYGPITQLALFSLAQA from the coding sequence ATGACCACCACCCATGCCCCCGCCACCGACCTGGGCTTCCTGCTCATGAAGCACCCGGAGCGCGTGCTGGAGCGTGCCCTCCCGTTTGGCAAGTCGCTGGTGTTTTACCCCGAGGCCACGGCTGAACGCACCACTGCCGCCCTCCTTGTAGAAGTGGACCCAGTGGCCCTGTCGCGCGCCTCGGCGGGCGGCGAGGCCGGCACCCTGGAACCATATGTGAACGACCGCCCGTATGCCTCGGGCAGTTTTCTGGCGGTGGCTCTGCGTGACGCTTTCGGCACCGCCCTGACCGGCCAGAGCCGCGACCGTCCCGACCTGGCTGCCACACCGCTGCCGCTGATCCTGGAACTGCCGTGTGTGGCGGCGCGGGGCCAGTCCGACCTGCCCGCGCGCCTCTTTGAACCCCTGGGCTATGAGGTCGAGGTGACGCCTCTTCCCCTGGACCCCCAGTTTCCCGAATGGGGCGAACGGCCCTATGTCCAGCTGACCCTACGTGGCACGGTGCGTGTGGCCGAAGCGCTGCGCCACCTGTATGTGCTGCTGCCCGTGCTGGACGGCAAGAAGCATTATTTCATCAGTGACGATGAGGTGGAGAAACTGCTGCGCCACGGGCAGGGCTGGCTGGAAGCGCACCCGGACCGGGACCTGATCACGGCACGCTACCTCCGCTTCCGGGGTCTGGTGACGCAGGCCAGGGCCCGCCTGACCGTGCCCGACGAACCTGGAACCGCCGAGCCTGGCCTGGCTGAGTCTCCAGAGAGCGGCGAGTCACTGACCCCACCCCGCCTGCACGACGAGCGCTTAGACACTGTGGCGGGTCTGCTGGAACAAAGCGGCGCTCGGCGGGTGCTGGACCTGGGCTGCGGCGAGGGCAAACTGCTGCGGCGTCTGCTAAAGGTGGGGCAGTTCCGCGAACTGGTGGGGGTGGATCTCAACGCCCGCAGCCTGGAGATCGCGGCCGACAAGCTGCATCTTAAAGAGCGGCCCGAACTGCGCGAGCGGGTGAAATTGCTGCACGGCAGCCTGGCCTACCCGGATTCGCGCCTGAAGGGCTTTGACGCGGCGGCGCTGGTGGAGGTCATCGAACACCTGGAACCGCACCGGCTGGCCACCCTGACCCAGAACGTGCTGGGGTACGCCCGCCCCGGCACGCTGGTCGTGACCACGCCCAACCGCGAGTACAACGCGACGTTCGAGGCGCCCCGGACTCTGCGCCACGCCGACCACCGCTTCGAGTGGACGCGCGCCGAGTTTCAGACTTGGGCGCAGGCGGCGGCCGAGGGGTACGGCTACACGGTCGCCTTCCACGATCTGGGCGACGTGCACCCGGAATACGGGCCGATCACGCAACTGGCGCTGTTCTCGCTTGCCCAGGCATAA
- a CDS encoding polynucleotide kinase-phosphatase, producing MTQIPLPELALVALVGASSSGKSTFAAQHFGPSEVLSSDHFRALVSGSEHTLDANAAAFDSLFYVAAKRLERGLLTVIDATSVRPDDRRRLVDLARAHDVLPVAIVLDLPRGVLEARHEARGDRPFNAAVIGRQQTELRRTLRGMGKEGFRHVWTLRTPEDVEAAQITRVPLYTNKKHLHGPFDFIGDVHGCLTELRELLAGLGYMLDGDQVTPPPGRTAIFVGDLVDRGPDSAGVLRLVMGMVASGAALCVPGNHDEKLKRALDGKAVKALHGLDATLAQLDEAGPEVRAQVRTFIDGLVSHLVLDGGKVVVAHAGLPEKYQGRSSGRVRSFALYGDVDGSTDDLGLPVRRDWAAEYRGAAHVVYGHTPVGQARWVNRTIDIDTGCAFGGALTALRYPEMELVSVPAHAQYAVPARPLEMMQEPGGETFDLAEFLQPGRIETRSFGGVLLRAGERAAAVETFSRYGVDPGWCLYLPPTMSPVETSARPEFLEHPDEAFAYFRGQGVAQVVCEEKHMGSRALLVLTRDDAVARQRFGVEGLGSIYTRTGRPFFKPAWEANVLTRAREAATRAGLWDRLNTDWLLLDAEILPWSLKAEELIKAQYAAVGAAGNATLPAAVQALKAAQARGVAVGEWLPRTQERAADMALYRGAYRAYVRRVAGPQDVQIRPFHLLASEGQVHDGQDHLWHLTTLGTLADADATLFGRTAHRLVMLGTPDEAETAAWWHELTAQGGEGMVVKPLAFRPEQRQGQPAVKVRGREYLRIIYGPEYTRPEHLARLKARALGAKRARATREFHLGLEGLHRFTEHAATGRVHECVLGVLALESDPIDVRL from the coding sequence ATGACCCAGATTCCCCTGCCTGAACTCGCCCTGGTCGCCCTGGTCGGCGCCTCATCGTCGGGCAAAAGTACATTTGCCGCGCAGCACTTCGGCCCCTCTGAAGTCCTGAGCAGCGACCACTTTCGCGCGCTCGTCAGCGGCAGCGAACACACGCTGGATGCGAACGCGGCGGCCTTCGACAGCCTGTTTTACGTGGCGGCCAAGCGGCTGGAACGCGGCCTGCTGACCGTCATTGACGCGACCTCGGTGCGCCCGGACGACCGCCGCCGCCTGGTGGACCTGGCCCGCGCGCACGATGTGCTGCCGGTGGCGATTGTGCTGGACCTGCCCAGAGGTGTGCTGGAAGCCCGACACGAGGCGCGCGGAGACCGGCCCTTCAACGCCGCCGTCATTGGCCGCCAGCAGACCGAACTGCGCCGCACCTTGCGTGGCATGGGCAAAGAAGGCTTTCGCCACGTCTGGACGCTGAGAACGCCTGAAGATGTAGAAGCAGCCCAGATTACCCGCGTGCCGCTCTACACCAACAAGAAGCACCTGCATGGCCCCTTCGATTTCATTGGCGACGTGCATGGCTGCCTGACCGAACTGCGCGAGTTGCTGGCAGGGCTGGGCTACATGCTGGACGGCGATCAGGTCACGCCTCCGCCGGGCCGCACTGCCATTTTTGTGGGCGACTTGGTAGACCGGGGCCCAGACAGCGCGGGCGTGCTGCGGCTGGTCATGGGGATGGTCGCCAGTGGCGCCGCCCTGTGCGTGCCCGGCAACCACGACGAGAAACTGAAGCGCGCCCTAGACGGCAAAGCGGTTAAGGCGCTGCACGGCCTGGACGCCACGCTGGCGCAGTTGGACGAGGCCGGCCCTGAAGTTCGCGCGCAGGTGCGGACGTTCATTGACGGCCTGGTCAGTCATCTGGTGCTGGACGGCGGGAAGGTCGTGGTGGCCCACGCGGGCCTGCCCGAGAAGTATCAGGGCCGCAGCAGTGGCCGGGTCCGCAGTTTCGCCCTATACGGCGACGTGGACGGCAGCACCGACGACCTGGGGTTACCGGTGCGGCGCGACTGGGCTGCCGAATACCGGGGCGCGGCGCATGTGGTGTACGGCCACACGCCCGTCGGGCAGGCCCGCTGGGTCAACCGCACGATTGACATTGATACGGGTTGTGCCTTCGGCGGCGCGCTGACGGCCCTGCGCTACCCGGAGATGGAGCTGGTGAGCGTGCCCGCCCACGCCCAGTACGCGGTGCCCGCCCGGCCGTTGGAGATGATGCAGGAACCGGGTGGCGAAACCTTTGACCTGGCCGAGTTCTTGCAACCGGGGCGCATTGAGACGCGCAGCTTCGGCGGCGTGCTGCTGCGGGCCGGAGAGCGGGCGGCGGCCGTCGAAACCTTCAGCCGCTACGGTGTAGACCCAGGATGGTGCCTGTACCTGCCGCCCACCATGAGCCCGGTGGAGACGAGCGCCCGGCCGGAATTCCTGGAACACCCTGATGAGGCGTTCGCGTACTTCCGGGGCCAGGGCGTCGCGCAGGTCGTGTGCGAGGAGAAACACATGGGCAGCCGCGCCCTGCTGGTGCTGACCCGCGACGACGCGGTGGCGCGGCAGCGCTTCGGTGTGGAGGGGCTAGGCAGCATCTACACCCGCACGGGCCGGCCCTTTTTCAAGCCGGCCTGGGAAGCCAACGTGCTGACCCGCGCCCGCGAGGCCGCGACTCGCGCCGGCCTGTGGGACCGCCTGAACACCGACTGGCTGCTGCTGGACGCCGAAATCTTGCCCTGGAGCCTGAAGGCTGAGGAGCTGATCAAGGCGCAATACGCGGCCGTAGGGGCGGCGGGGAATGCGACCCTGCCAGCGGCGGTTCAGGCCCTGAAGGCCGCTCAGGCGCGCGGCGTGGCTGTGGGCGAGTGGCTCCCCCGCACCCAGGAGCGCGCCGCCGATATGGCCCTGTACCGAGGGGCGTACCGCGCCTACGTGCGCCGTGTTGCTGGCCCGCAGGACGTGCAGATTCGGCCGTTTCACCTGCTGGCCTCGGAGGGGCAGGTGCATGACGGCCAGGACCACCTGTGGCACCTGACCACTCTGGGCACCCTGGCCGATGCCGACGCCACGCTGTTTGGCCGCACCGCCCACCGTTTGGTGATGCTGGGCACCCCCGATGAGGCCGAGACGGCGGCGTGGTGGCATGAACTGACCGCACAGGGCGGCGAAGGGATGGTCGTCAAACCACTGGCCTTTCGGCCAGAACAGCGTCAGGGCCAGCCTGCCGTGAAGGTGCGCGGGCGCGAATACCTGCGGATCATCTACGGCCCGGAATACACGCGCCCTGAACACCTGGCCCGTCTGAAAGCCCGCGCGCTGGGTGCCAAGCGGGCGCGGGCCACGCGCGAATTTCACCTGGGTCTAGAAGGCCTGCATCGCTTCACCGAACATGCGGCGACTGGCCGGGTTCATGAATGCGTGCTGGGCGTTCTGGCGCTGGAAAGCGACCCGATAGACGTGAGGCTCTGA